From Bradyrhizobium symbiodeficiens, the proteins below share one genomic window:
- a CDS encoding carbohydrate ABC transporter permease, with protein sequence MLAPFIWMISTASKPQTEVFSSELHLIPHQFALWDNLREAFAKANLLRFLLNGVIVTVSIFVLQIMVALPAAYALAKLRFLGRETLFALVLFGILIPPQATAIPVFLLLHEVGLLDSYAALVLPFTISVFGIFLMRQFFKTVPDDLVDAARMDGISEFGIVWRVMLPAAIPAVTAFGIFSVVAHWNDYFWPLIVLNSEQLRTPPLAVAHFRNNEAGTSYGPLMAAAMVIIAPLVIAFLFAQRRFIEGITLTGIK encoded by the coding sequence ATGCTCGCGCCCTTCATCTGGATGATCTCGACCGCATCCAAGCCGCAGACCGAGGTCTTCTCCAGCGAGCTGCACCTGATCCCGCACCAGTTCGCGCTGTGGGACAATTTGCGCGAGGCGTTTGCCAAGGCCAATCTGCTGCGCTTCCTGCTCAACGGCGTCATCGTCACGGTCTCGATCTTCGTGCTGCAGATCATGGTGGCGCTGCCGGCGGCCTATGCGCTCGCGAAACTTCGCTTCCTCGGCCGCGAGACGCTGTTTGCGCTCGTGCTGTTCGGGATCCTGATCCCGCCGCAGGCGACCGCGATCCCGGTCTTCCTGCTGCTGCACGAGGTCGGCCTGCTCGACAGCTATGCCGCGCTCGTCCTGCCCTTCACGATCTCGGTCTTCGGCATCTTCCTGATGCGCCAGTTCTTCAAGACCGTGCCGGACGATCTCGTCGATGCCGCCCGCATGGACGGCATCTCCGAATTCGGCATCGTCTGGCGGGTGATGCTGCCGGCCGCGATCCCGGCCGTCACCGCCTTCGGCATCTTCTCCGTGGTTGCGCATTGGAACGACTATTTCTGGCCGCTGATCGTGCTCAACAGCGAGCAACTGCGTACGCCGCCGCTTGCGGTCGCGCATTTCCGCAACAACGAGGCCGGCACCAGCTACGGCCCGCTGATGGCCGCGGCGATGGTGATCATCGCCCCGCTCGTGATCGCTTTCCTCTTTGCCCAGCGCCGCTTCATC